Within Ovis aries strain OAR_USU_Benz2616 breed Rambouillet chromosome 3, ARS-UI_Ramb_v3.0, whole genome shotgun sequence, the genomic segment GTGACCCCAAGAGGCTCACCCTGAGGATTCCGGGGTTTTCCAGGCATCTCAGCAAGCCACTAGCAGCcatcccctctccttcccttccctcaagGCCTAGGAAGTCATCACAGTGGGTTAAGGACCATAAGGACTGGGAACCCCAGGGCTGGGCAAGCCCCAGATGCACCCCCCTCCAGGCACCTTTCGGACAGGAGGGACCAAGGACTCTTGGGTCACCTGGAGGCCTACAACTGCCCCATCAATGCTGGGTGGAGCCGGCTCACAAGCCACCGAGCTTGCCCAGCGTTCCTGGGGCACCCATCCTGAGGCTCCAGGGACCTGGCAGTGACCAAGAGGCTAACCTGGCCCCGGGGCCCCTGAGTCTCCGCCTCCCCCACTCTCCCAGGGAGGCGGAGCCCGCTTGGGGTTAAAGGGAACAGAAAAGTAACTCTCCctgcgttaaaaaaaaaaaaagtaacataaacCCCTGATTAATGCAAAGAACGTTTCCCTTCCTTTCGctccttctcattttttttttttttgctttaatattatcttggttcccttgtatgttttcatttaaattggtttttattaaatgttaaaataatggTACATGGGAAATCATGCATTttcatttagatttattttctattttaaatttttatcctctcttgcttttttttttaaagtttgtttttccttccctcGTTTATATTTTTGCACATTTATTGTTTTGCCTCTTTGTTCCTCTTatatgttgttcttttttttttaaatttacttgttatgtttttctcttttttttttgtttttttttttgttttgttttgtgtgtgttttttttttttttttttgcttgccttTTGGAAGGTTTGTCCCCCCTGGTATGGTTTGGTATCCCCCCCCCTTCACCCCTGGGCCCATCCCGCGGGCCGCGCCCCTCCTCCCGGCTCTGGGCGGCGCTGGCGAGGCCCCCGTGGGCTTCATACGGGGGTGGTCCTGCGGTTGGCTGTGTTGGAGTGGAGAGAGTCTTTGTTCTCTTTCTGGATACAGTTGTGAACTTGGAGGAAGCTGTTATCCCTGTCGGAGTTGTAGGTGGCGGTGGGCGTGGTGGCGGCCTTCAGGGGGTCCCTGCTGAGGGTGTACATGGAGATCTCCGTGGACGGCAAGGTGTTGAAGCCCTTGATGCCCACGGGGGAGGCGTCCCTGGAGTGTGAGGGCTCGGTGGAGCGCGAGCTGGAGCGGCTGCGGCGCTGGTAGCGGTAGCGGTAACTGGGAATGCGGGTGATGGCGGAGGCCTGGAGGTAGTCCGTGGCGCGGGCTGTGGCCCGCAGCTGTTTGTGCCGGTCGATAAACATGTGCACGGCCAGCACCCCGACCATCTCGgcgatgatgaaggacagggccCCGAAGTAGAAGGACCAGCCGTAGGAGTAACTATTCTTTTTGGAGTCGCTCTTGGaggggtctccggcattggcagatATGTACACTATAATGCCAATGATGTTACTCAGACCTGCGGGCGGGATGGGCGTGGAGAGGAGGCAGGGTGGAGGGGAAAGCAGAAATAATGATGGTTAGTATCCAAAGAGGATGCCAGGCCCTGGGCACGATGGCAGGAGGGGAACACCTGGATGTGCTTTCCCTGGTCCAGCGTATTTGTGGAGAATGGATGGGCTGATATAGTGGGACGTTGCAAGCATCACCTTACTATCCTATCATTCTGTTTGGAGAGAGTCAGAAAGGGAAGAGCTAAAGGAATCACAGAtatgggaagaagggagagaacaGCAGGACATTCTACAATATACTGAGTAATGATAAtacttattgagcatttactaccTGCTTTCACAGCTGAGTGCTTTGCAAAAggtttgcagatgagaaaattgcaGATGAGAttgcagagaggttaagtaagttgCTTAAGGCTGCATTGGGATTTGAAGCTGCTGTAGCAgggggttagggcttccctggtggctcagttttaaagaatctgcctgccaatgcctgcCACtgcagttcaatccttgggtcaggaagatcccttggagaaggaaatggcaacccactccagtattcttgcctggaaaatcccatggacagaggagcctgatgggctacagtccatggggtatgaaagagtcggacaaaacttagAGTCTAAATTAGAACCACAAGCAAGGGGTTAAGCCTGGctcctggagccagactgcctatATGCAAAGCCTTTGGCAAGGTAACCATGATCTAAGTTTCCATATCTGTGAAGTAGATATAATAATAGTGCTTACTTCTTTTAGGTTGGGGGGAGATGAATACAAATGAATACGTATGAGTTACTACTACATGTGAGTTAATACACATGAAAGCTGTTAAGAGTCTTCATGTGGTAAGTGCTGCTTAAACGTTAGTTGTTCTTATTAAAAGGCTCATGCTACAACCCATGTTCTTCTTCTGGCATCTGAAGCCAGTGTGACTTGTCATGTAGCTGTACTGAGAAATGTGGTTTTGAGTGCCTGCCTGCTCCCAACTGGGTaggacagggagggaagagggtgaTGAGGATAGACCCAGCATCCTGAGAGGGTCTTGGGAGTGGGGCCTTCTCTCAGGAGGTGGGGGAAAGGTGAGTCATTGGGCTGAAGGTCACGGTGTGGGGACAATCCCGTTGGACTCAGTGGAGGGCTCAGGCCTAGCTATGGCACAGGAGCCCAGCACAGCCTGCCTTCTGTGCGACTTGGCCTGTTGGAAGGTCCAGAaatccctctcctctctcccctcctttctttGCCAGACCCCTCCAGTCACCAGGCCCGCCAACCTCAGCCTCCTCCCTGCTGGTGGGCCTGGCCTCAGGCCCCCTGGTGCAGCAGCTCTTACCTGCAGACACGAAGAAGATGCCGGCACTCAGAATGATGTTGTGTCGAGTCTTATAGAACTCGCTGGCTGCGATGCAGAGTCCGCCCATGAAGAGCAGAATCACACTCAGGATCGGGAAGATGCTCGAGGCCCTCACAGCCCCTGGAGAACACagtgggtggggagagagaatgCCATGGCTGTGAGATGAGGGGTGGTGTGccggagggaggagagggaggagctcACAGGGGCGGGGGCTGGGTGAGTTTTATGGACGCAGGACCAGAGTGGAGGTTGCTTAGCAATActagggagggagagggagcacGCCACCGCTCAATTCACAGGGGCTCCCCACTTCtgcaaggatcaaaccccagcaCTTCGTGAGACTCACATGGCCGTGTGAGACCTGgtctctccccagccccaccttccCTCGTGTCCAGCCACAGCAAACTTCCCATGACATATTATTGTATGTTTCTGACTTTTGCCATACTGAGCTTTCTTCCTAGAATGTCTTTCTTGCTCTTTTTCACTCAGCCAACTTCTATTCATCCATCAAAACCCAGCTCAAAGTCCCCTCCTCCATGACGCCTTTCCTGATTTCTTTAGGCAAACTTATTAGCTTTCTCCTCTGCACTTTGGGGCACTTGGGGCACAGAGAAAGGCGGTGTGTTATAGTGGTTAGAGCTGGGTGGTTGGACTCTGCCTTTAGCATTTATTAGCTCTATAAGTTTGGGTAAGTCATCTCATCTCTtcatgcctcaatttcctcacctgtaaaatgggtgtgGTGATAGTTCCTGCCTCTTAACATtattgtgaggactaaatgagttaaTTCTGATAATGTACTTAAGATAGGTCTCTGAAGCCATATAGTAAACATTTGCTCAGATAGTTATTATAGTAAATAgttgtttatatatatgcatccaCCATAGGTCATGGGATCCCATGAGAGAGAGGATTGtagctatttttgttgttgtttttttttagttctctCTCTTCATTCGTTCTGTCCTCAACACCTAATTCAAAGCCAGAGATACAGAAAGCCCCCAATACAAGCTCGCCTTGTGAATCAATGTGGAGAGGTGgtccagaaagaggaagaaactgacacattgcaaagaaaatggaagagaataaaagcaaaaagcaaatttaaaaaacctcTCAAGACAAGTTAAGAAGGAAGGATGAACAAAcaggcaggagaagaaaagaatattttaatgaacattttaCCCCAGCATGGAGGAGGATGAGAGAGAGGCACAGAtggctggggcgggggaggggaggtggttgGGGGTACATGAAGGGGGCTGTGTCTGAAAGATGCCCCAGAGGCGTGGAGTCTTTGGCAGTGTGTctggaaagtaaaatattttttttctatccaGATTCAAATAGGCAGAGAGTGACCTGAGGATCTCCGACTCCATGTCCTGCCCTGTGTGGAccaggcaggaggcagaggtATCTGGTGGCTAGTATAAGGAAAAGGATGTCTTCCTGACACGTTGGGGTGGCTTGAATGGCAACCTAGGAAGTTAAGTCCTTTTAGACTGAGAACCCTTTGGCTCGGCCCAGAGGGTGGTAGGGGGTGTATGCTTTGGAGGGGAAGTGCCTGCCCTACTGGCCCATCCCTGTTCCTTCTGGTGGCAGCATGACCACAAAGgatctctgaagaagagaatTTTTCTATATAGAACTTGAGGAATTTTTCTAAGAAAGAGTTTTAAGCCATTTACTGTGACATGTGATGTAAAACCCTTCTTTCCCTGGTGGATCTTCAGTCTACACTGCTTGTGATGCTATTGAATGAGTGgattattttggggggacttGAAGAAGGGTGGAGTTCTGTATTGCAAGTTGGGGGCACCTGAGCTGCTCATTTTGAAGTAGGGGTGAGAGGGTGATGGGCAGCTGAGTTACTCTGCAGTCTAGTAGCCCTCTCCCCAGGCGGGAAAGGACTGGGCTGCCTCCTCTCCAAACCTGAGTGGATGCTTTCTTCCTGCGGGTCTTTTCTGAGATGATATCTCTATCCCCAATTGGATtgacgcccccacccccaccatacaGGAACGCATGCCCAGATGCGCCCATTCACAGCTACCTGGAGGCCCATCTCCATAAGTACATGAGGATGGCAAGAGTGTATCGAAGACCCAGCTCACAAGAGGTAGGATGGATTAAACAAACACACCACATTGGGTCTGACATACATGGTacaatttaatcctcataataccTCTGCAGGGTATATTTTTTGCCccaatttatagatgagaaaactgagtttcaGAGAGGTGATGTAGCTTGCTCAAAACCACCCAGTTAGTAAGTTAGGATTCAAGCCCAGATCAGTCCAACTTTTCGATACCCTGGACTCTTCCTCTGGGGTTTTTAAAGAGCCCAGGAAGCATCCTGCAGGgtccagagacctgggttctggtcccagctctgcccctcctTGCTGTGTGGCTGAGGCAGGTACCTTGCCACCTCTGGTTTCCCCATGTTTAACATGGGTGTGGACCATTAGATTATTTctaatcttttccttctctgtgtggcTATGATTTCTGACCAGCTGGAAACAGGGACGACAGTATAAAGAAAGATAGAGAGGCTGGGGTGACTTCCAAAGGGCAGCAGCGGCTGCTCAGATGAGCAGGGTGGAGGAAGGTCTCTGGCCTTTTCCCTGCAAGGAAGCAGGCTCTTCCTGCCTGCAGTGTGCTGCATTTGGCAGGCCAGGTCTGCATCCTCAGAGCTCACGCCTCACGGCAGCCCTGGGCCTGACGTTTCCGGTTCAGCCAGTCTGCTGTGGGAGCCTGGATGCCCCAACTCCGCTTTCCTGCCAGCAGAGAGCACCAGCTGCGGAGGGAGGTgagatgctgtgtgtgtgcatgcacgtgtgtgcgcgcgcgtgtgtatgtgtgtgtgtactgggtTGGGGGAGTGGGCAGGCTGGAGGGAGACATTTGCTGTGTTGCAGCCAATGTGGAGAAAACAGGATCAGTTCACAAGGTAACAAAGCAGCAAGCAGGCAACAAACAGAAGCCTCTTTACTCCAGCAGAGCCAGCTCAGACACCAGCCTCCCTTGGAAGAGGCCTCTTTACCCAGAAAAAAGGTGATAGGGGCAGCTGGGAAACAGCACCAGCCTAGGAAGATGGAAGTCCTCAGGACCCAGATCCAGGCTGGCAGAAAGCTGGTTTCGAGCTGGCAGTGACCCCCAAACTGAAACAGTCTTCTGAAGGAGGTCATTCTGGCTGGGCAATGTCACAGAGGAATTTTGGAGTTAGCCACATCTAAGTTCAGAGCCTGGCTTTGCCACTTAGTAACTCTGATCTTGGGCAAGGGTCTTACCTCtctagagcctcagtttccttgtcctGTAAATGGGAAGAGTCATAATAATCTCCTGTTCATAGGAGCATGTAAGGCCTTGCTGCTCAAATGGTAGTCGAGTACCAGCAATGAGGGCATCATGAGAGGAGCTTagcagaaatgcagattctcaggccccgCCCCATCTAGTTCAACTGTACTGAATTAGAGTCTGCATTttggataaacaacagggtcttactgtagagcacagggatcTATATCtgataccctgtgataaaccataatggaaaagaatatggggAATTCTCTGGTTCTCTAGAGGTTAAGACTCAAGCGCcctcactgccagggcccaggtttgatccctgattgtcagactaagatcccataagctgtacagcatggccaaaaaagagaagagaacatgaaaaagcatatatatgtatatattataaaactgagccactttgctgtatagaaaTTGtgttgtaaataaactatacttcaataaaaacacataaaaaaagaatccacattTTAACAATGTCTTTGTAACAAGACTAGTGTGTGTCTGAATGTTTGAGACATGCTATTGCAAGGACTAAATTGGGTAATAACTGTTTTGTTTCTGATACTAGGAGGGCAGTAAAGGGTAgcgatttttgttgtttttaatgtcctttttctttcaTGCCAGACACAGTTTCCTTATGAATTATCCTGACTTCTTAGTAACCTGTATTACTGTATCAATAGTAATAgcattgctcagttcagttcagtcgctcagtcgtgtctcactctttgtgaccccatgaaccgcagcacaccaggcctcctgtccatcaccaactcctggagtctgcccaaacccatgtccatcgagttggtgatgccatccaaccatctcatcctctgtcgttcccttctcctcctgccctcaatctttcccagcatcagggtcttttcaaatgagtcacctctttgcatcaggtggccaaaatattggagtttcagcttcaacatcagtccttccaatgaacacccaggactgatctcctttaggatggactgcttggatctccttgcagtccaagggactctcaagagtcttctccagcaccacagttcaaaagcatcaattcttcggcgctcagccttcttcacagtccaactctcacatccatacatgactactggaaaaccatagccttgattggacagacctttgctggcaaagtaatgtttctgctttttaatacgctgtctagattggacataactttccttccaaggagtatgcatcttttaatttcatggctgcaatcaccatctgcagcaatcttagagcccagaaaaatagtcacccactgtttctactatttccccatctatttgccatgaagtgatgagaccagatgccatgatctttgttttctgaatgttgagctttaagccaactttttcactctcatctttcactttcatcaagaggctttttaattcttcttcactttctgccataagggtggtatcgtctGTATATctaagttattgatatttctcccggcaatcttgattccagcttgtgcttcctccagcccagcgtacatctcatgatgtactctgcatagaagttaaataagcagggtgacaatatacagccttgacgtactccttttcctatttggaaccagtctattgttccatgtccagttctaactgttgcttcctgacctgcctacaggtttctcaagaggcaggtcaggtggtctagtattcccatctctttcagaattttccacagtctgttgtgatccacacagtcaaaggctttggcatagtcaataaagcagaaatagatgtttttctggaactctcttgctttttcgatgatccagcagatgttggcaatttgatcactggttcctctgccttttctaaaaccagcttgagcatctggaatttcatggttcacatattactgaagcctgacttggagaattttgagcattactttactagtgtgtgagatgagtgcaattgtgcgtggCGGCTGCAAAGGCACACTAGCATGGCTGAGAGGAACTACGCTGGGTCGGAAGTCAGGGGCGGCTGCCGAGAGGAGCTGACCGCATcagaggtaaggagcagaggctgtgctttgctggagtagccatgAAGAGAGagcccacgtccaaggtaagagaaacccaagtaagacggtaggcactgTAAGAGGTCATCGGacggcagacagactgaaactacaatcagacaactagccaatctgatcacacagaccacagccttgtctaactcaatgagaaactaagccatgccgtgtggggccacctaagacggctgggtcatggtggagaggtctgacagaatgtggtccactgaagaagggaatggcaaactacttcagtattcttgccttgagaaccccatgaacagtatgataaggcaaaaatataggacactgaaagatgaactcccaggtccgtaggtgcccagtatgctactggagatcagtggagaaataactccagaaagaatgaagggatggagccaaagcaaaaacaacacccagttgtgaatgggactgatgatggaagcagggttcgatgctgtaaagagcaatattgcataagaacctggaatgttaggtccatgaatcaaggcaaattggaagtggtcaaacaggaaatggcaagagtgaacatcgacattctaggaatcagtgaactaagatggactggaatgggtgaatttaactcagatgaccgttatatctattactgtgggcaggaatcccttagaagaaatggagtagccatcatagtcaacaaatgagtctgaaatacagtacttggctgtgatctcaaaaatgacagaatgatttctgttcatttccaaggcaaaccattcaatatcatggtaatccaagtctatgctctgaccagtaatgctgaagaaactgaagttgtacagttctatgaagaccttcaagaccttctagaactaacacccccaaaagatgtccttttcattatagaggactggaatgctaaagtaggaaatcaagaaacacctggagtaacaggcaaatttggccttggagtacagaatgaagcagggcaaaggctaatagacttctgccaagagaacgcactggtcattgcaaacaccctcttccaacaacacaagagaagactctaaacatggacatcaccagatggtcgacatcGAATtccgattgattatattctttgcagccaaagatggagaagccctatacagtcagcaaaaacaagactgggagctgactgtggctaggatcatgaactccttattgccaaattcagaccaaaattgaagaaagtggagaaaaccactagaccattcaggtatgacctaaatcaaatcccttattactatatagtggaagtgacaaatagatttaagggactagatctgatagacagagtgcctgatgaactatggatggaggtacgtgacgttgtacaggagacaaggatcaagaccatccccaagaaaaagaaatgcaaaaaagcaaaatggctgtctgaggaggccttacaaatagctgtgaaaagaagagaagcgaaaagcaaaggcaaaaaggaaagatatatctatttgaatgcagagttccaaagaatagcaagaagagataaagccttcctcagctatcaatgcaaagaaatagaggaaaagaacagaatgggaaagactagagatctcttcaagaaaactagagataccaagggaacatttcatgcaaagatgggctccataaaggacagaaatgatatggacctaacagaagcagaagatattaagaagaggtggcaagaatacacagaagaactgtacaaaaaagatcttcacgactcagataatgacgatggtatgatcactcacctagatccagacatcctggaatgcgaagtcaagagggccttaggaagcatcactacgaacaaagctagtggaggtgatgggattccagttgagctatttcaaatcctgaaagatgatgctgtgaaagtgctgcactcaatatgccagcaaatttggaaaactcagcagtggccacaaggactggaaaaggtcagttttcattccaatcccaaagaaaggcaatgccaaagaatagcaTTAGTATTAATGCTAAAACTTATCATGAGAGAAGAGAATATCTTATTTAGTCAGTGCATGGGGAgcatggagtgggaggtggatGTGTAAGACTGGGGCACAGAGGCTCAGTTTAGGCTGAAGCTGTAAATGGGGAGTCAGACTCAGAGGTGAGCGCAGCAGAGCTTGAGCATGGAAGAGTAGGGGGTTTACCTAGAGGCTTGGGGAGACCCAGTATTTAGTGACTGGTTTGGGAAGACCTTGTGCCAATCTCCTGGTGTTGCTGAGGCCTCCacttccttgtctgtaaaatgggactgaaAACTGGAACTCTGTCTACCCTATAGGgagcctgctaagtcacttcagtaatggccgcctctgtgtgaccctatggactgtagcccaccaggctccgtccatgggattttccaggcaagaataccgggtgggttgccatttcctcctccaggggatcttcccgacccagggactgaaccctcctctcttgcatcccctgcagtggcagatgggttctttaccactagcaccacctgggaagccccaccttaCAGGGTGACAGTAATTAAATCGGAAGAAGACTGTGGAAGCTTTTGAAAATACAGAGCCTTGGGTAAACTAGGAACAGTGTATTATTGTTTTCTATGCTGGTGATGGAAATGAAGAGTGTCATAAGCACCCAGAAGGGAATATCATCTAGCCTTTCAGAGCGGGTAGGCTCAGCCATAAATCCCTCACTCACTCTTTCTTTGGCTGCGTTCTGTAGACAGATCATCTCCAATCCAGTGCCCTGTGGGCCCGGCACCCATGGTGTCCTGCTGTGGTGGGCACAGCTGAAGGACAAGTAGGTGGCTGCACTCGGGGACCCTGCTTCCACACAGTctggcagaggaggagaggagtGGTGTGtagggtggagggaggtgggcagaTCTCTGCCTAGTGCCCACTCTTTGCCTGGCTTGTCCTGAGGCCTGATTGTgggctttcccttctctgggtctcaggtcTGGCTCTGAATAGGTGGGAGCAGATGACTTGTAAGGTTCCATccatccctggtggtcctgtgccCTGCAGACCTCCATCAGGGACCACTCAGCCAGGCTGGCTAGGTGCTGGTCTTGCCTTTCATCAAAATAGTTACCATGATCAGGTATAGGGGAAACTAGGGCTCCTTATTTTCTTGGCATGGTGTTAAACTCTTTATGCCTGTTATTCCCTTTGGAATTTGATGTGTTCTAACAGGACAAAGATGTGCTGGGTTGGGCGGAGCTTCTGGGCTCTGGGGCATCTCTCGCCCTCTCCTCCTGCACACTGTGCTGGATGAGGAGCCAGTGACTGTGAAAGGGGATCAGCTGCTGTAGATGCAGGTGAGAGGGAGCGTgagagagtgagtgtgtgagaaagagtgacaggagagaggaggagaggagggaagaggcagggg encodes:
- the CACNG2 gene encoding voltage-dependent calcium channel gamma-2 subunit, whose protein sequence is MGLFDRGVQMLLTTVGAFAAFSLMTIAVGTDYWLYSRGVCKTKSVSENETSKKNEEVMTHSGLWRTCCLEGNFKGLCKQIDHFPEDADYEADTAEYFLRAVRASSIFPILSVILLFMGGLCIAASEFYKTRHNIILSAGIFFVSAGLSNIIGIIVYISANAGDPSKSDSKKNSYSYGWSFYFGALSFIIAEMVGVLAVHMFIDRHKQLRATARATDYLQASAITRIPSYRYRYQRRSRSSSRSTEPSHSRDASPVGIKGFNTLPSTEISMYTLSRDPLKAATTPTATYNSDRDNSFLQVHNCIQKENKDSLHSNTANRRTTPV